A window from Pseudomonas campi encodes these proteins:
- a CDS encoding SurA N-terminal domain-containing protein: MLQNIRDNSQGWIAKTIVGVIVALMAFTGFDAIVNSASNSKNAADVNGEKITQDTLSRAVDMQRRQYIQQFGKDFDVSMLDDKLLRESALNALIERNLLLQGAKDSGMAFSQAALDQLILGMPLFQQDGKFDAARFDQVIRQEGFTRMQFRERLEQDVLVSQLQAGLVGSSFLTDAELSAFVRLDKQTRDFATLTLKADTGAVQLQDEELKKFYEEHADQFMSPEQVVLDYVELKKEAFFDRVEIKDDELQELYQKEIAGLAEQRQAAHILLEVNDKLSDEQAKAKLEDVKKRLQQGEDFAALAKELSQDPGSAANGGDLGYAGPGVYDPAFEEALYSLKEGEVSAPVRSQFGWHLVKLLGVQAADVPSFDSLKDKLIADNKAPRVEQLFVEAAKALEDAAYEASDLAQPAQEQGLTVQTTAAFGREGGSEGLAANRQVIQAAFSEDLLEGGANSTAIELDPATVVVIRVKEHKKSELLPFDQVQNSIRDTLTLQRANEAVKAKGEALLVSLREGKTPVEQAEDGQSWKVVEAATRSQEGIEPVLLQALFRMPKPAEDGTPTFAGVSQGNGDYVLLRLNGVGQPQAELSEEEKSMYRRFLASRLGQQDFNAFRAELKEQADIERY, translated from the coding sequence ATGCTGCAGAACATCAGGGACAATTCACAGGGGTGGATTGCCAAGACCATCGTCGGCGTTATCGTCGCGCTGATGGCTTTCACCGGATTCGACGCCATCGTCAACTCCGCCAGCAACAGCAAGAATGCTGCCGACGTCAACGGTGAGAAAATCACCCAGGACACGCTTAGTCGTGCTGTTGATATGCAGCGCCGCCAGTACATTCAGCAGTTCGGCAAAGACTTCGATGTCTCGATGCTGGACGACAAGCTGCTGCGCGAATCGGCGCTGAATGCCTTGATCGAGCGCAACCTGCTGCTGCAGGGCGCCAAAGATTCCGGCATGGCCTTTTCCCAGGCTGCACTCGATCAGTTGATCCTCGGCATGCCGCTGTTTCAGCAAGACGGCAAGTTCGATGCCGCCCGCTTTGACCAGGTCATTCGACAGGAGGGCTTTACCCGGATGCAGTTCCGCGAGCGCCTGGAGCAGGATGTGCTGGTCAGCCAGCTGCAAGCCGGTCTGGTGGGCAGCAGTTTCCTCACCGACGCCGAGCTCAGCGCTTTCGTCCGTCTGGACAAGCAGACTCGCGATTTCGCCACGCTGACCCTGAAGGCTGACACCGGCGCTGTGCAGCTCCAGGATGAAGAGCTCAAGAAGTTCTACGAAGAGCATGCCGATCAGTTCATGAGCCCTGAACAGGTGGTTCTGGACTACGTCGAATTGAAGAAAGAAGCCTTCTTCGACCGCGTCGAAATCAAGGACGACGAGCTGCAGGAGCTGTACCAGAAGGAAATCGCCGGTTTGGCCGAACAGCGCCAGGCGGCGCATATCCTGCTGGAGGTCAACGACAAGCTCAGCGACGAGCAGGCCAAGGCCAAGCTCGAGGACGTGAAGAAGCGGCTGCAGCAGGGTGAAGACTTTGCCGCCCTGGCCAAGGAGCTGTCGCAGGATCCGGGTTCGGCTGCCAATGGCGGTGATCTGGGTTACGCCGGTCCGGGTGTCTACGACCCGGCCTTCGAGGAGGCGCTCTACAGCCTCAAAGAGGGCGAAGTCTCCGCTCCGGTACGCAGCCAGTTTGGCTGGCACCTGGTCAAGCTGCTCGGTGTGCAAGCGGCCGATGTGCCGAGCTTTGACAGCCTGAAAGACAAGCTGATTGCCGACAACAAGGCGCCGCGTGTCGAGCAGCTGTTCGTCGAAGCGGCCAAGGCCCTGGAAGATGCCGCCTATGAGGCCTCTGACCTGGCCCAGCCGGCTCAGGAGCAGGGGCTTACCGTGCAAACCACGGCAGCCTTTGGCCGCGAGGGTGGCAGCGAAGGTCTGGCGGCCAATCGTCAGGTGATCCAGGCGGCTTTCAGTGAGGACCTTCTGGAAGGCGGCGCCAACAGCACTGCCATCGAGCTGGATCCGGCCACCGTGGTGGTCATCCGAGTCAAGGAGCACAAAAAGTCCGAACTGCTGCCCTTCGATCAGGTGCAGAACAGCATTCGTGACACCCTGACCTTGCAACGCGCCAATGAGGCGGTCAAGGCCAAGGGCGAGGCGCTACTGGTCAGCCTGCGTGAAGGCAAGACGCCGGTCGAGCAGGCTGAGGACGGGCAGAGCTGGAAGGTCGTCGAGGCGGCTACCCGCAGTCAGGAGGGCATCGAGCCCGTGCTGCTGCAGGCGCTGTTCCGTATGCCAAAACCTGCTGAAGATGGTACGCCGACTTTCGCAGGCGTCAGCCAGGGCAACGGTGACTACGTGCTGCTGCGCCTGAACGGCGTCGGTCAGCCGCAAGCCGAGCTGAGCGAAGAAGAGAAGAGCATGTACCGCCGCTTCCTGGCTTCGCGCCTGGGGCAGCAGGACTTCAATGCCTTCCGTGCGGAACTGAAAGAACAGGCTGATATCGAGCGGTACTGA
- a CDS encoding ABC transporter ATP-binding protein — translation MSESNNLIEVRDLAVEFVTGDLKQRVVEGVSFDIRKGETLALVGESGSGKSVTAHSILRLLPYPLAQHPAGSILFQGQDLLKLDEAKLRGIRGNRIAMVFQEPMTSLNPLHSIGKQINEVLGLHKGLTGKAATARTLELLELVGIPEPHKRLHAYPHELSGGQRQRVVIAMALANEPELLIADEPTTALDVTVQLKILELLKELQARLGMALLLISHDLNLVRRIAHRVCVMQRGRIVEQASCEELFHAPQHPYTQELLGAEPSGEPADNPAGVPLLEVDDLRVWFPIKKGLLRRTVDHVKAVDGINFSLPQGQTLGIVGESGSGKSTLGLAILRLLGSQGAIRFQGQALNGLSQQAVRPWRRQMQVVFQDPFGSLSPRMSVGQIVGEGLRIHRMGTQAEQEQAVIDALVEVGLDPETRHRYPHEFSGGQRQRIAIARALVLKPALILLDEPTSALDRTVQRQVVELLRSLQAKYNLTYLFISHDLAVVRALSHQLMVVKQGKVVEQGQADAIFAAPQHTYTRQLLEAAFLAPATPD, via the coding sequence ATGAGCGAATCGAACAACCTGATCGAAGTGCGCGACCTCGCCGTCGAGTTCGTCACCGGCGACCTCAAACAGCGTGTAGTCGAAGGCGTCAGCTTCGACATCCGCAAGGGCGAAACCCTGGCTCTGGTCGGCGAAAGCGGCTCCGGCAAATCGGTCACGGCGCACTCGATCCTGCGCCTGCTGCCCTATCCGCTGGCACAACACCCGGCCGGCAGCATCCTGTTCCAGGGGCAGGACCTGCTCAAGCTCGACGAGGCCAAGCTGCGCGGCATCCGTGGCAACCGCATCGCCATGGTGTTCCAGGAGCCGATGACCTCGCTCAACCCGCTGCACAGCATCGGCAAGCAGATCAACGAAGTGCTCGGCCTGCACAAGGGCCTCACCGGCAAGGCCGCCACCGCACGCACCCTGGAGCTGCTGGAGCTGGTCGGCATTCCCGAGCCGCACAAGCGCCTGCATGCCTATCCCCATGAGTTATCCGGCGGCCAGCGCCAGCGCGTGGTGATTGCCATGGCGCTGGCCAACGAGCCGGAACTGCTGATCGCCGACGAACCGACCACCGCCCTGGACGTCACCGTCCAGCTGAAAATCCTCGAATTGCTCAAGGAGCTGCAAGCCCGCCTAGGCATGGCCCTGCTGCTGATCAGCCACGATCTAAACCTGGTACGAAGAATCGCCCATCGCGTATGTGTCATGCAGCGCGGTCGCATCGTCGAACAGGCGTCGTGTGAAGAATTGTTCCATGCGCCGCAGCATCCCTATACCCAGGAACTGCTCGGTGCCGAGCCCAGCGGCGAACCGGCGGATAACCCCGCCGGCGTACCGCTGTTGGAAGTGGACGACCTGCGAGTGTGGTTCCCGATCAAGAAAGGGTTGCTGCGGCGCACGGTCGACCATGTGAAGGCGGTGGACGGCATCAACTTCAGCCTGCCCCAGGGCCAGACTCTGGGCATCGTCGGCGAAAGTGGTTCCGGCAAGTCCACCCTCGGTCTGGCGATCCTGCGCCTGCTTGGCAGCCAGGGCGCCATTCGCTTCCAGGGCCAGGCATTGAACGGGTTGTCGCAGCAGGCCGTGAGGCCATGGCGACGGCAGATGCAGGTGGTCTTTCAGGACCCCTTCGGCAGCCTCAGCCCGCGCATGTCAGTCGGGCAGATCGTTGGCGAAGGCTTGCGCATCCATCGCATGGGTACGCAGGCGGAGCAGGAACAGGCAGTCATCGACGCGCTCGTGGAAGTAGGTCTGGATCCGGAAACCCGGCATCGCTACCCCCATGAGTTTTCCGGCGGGCAGCGGCAGCGAATTGCCATTGCCCGGGCACTGGTGCTGAAACCGGCGCTGATTCTGTTGGACGAGCCCACGTCGGCGCTCGACCGCACGGTACAGCGCCAAGTGGTGGAGCTACTGCGCTCGTTGCAGGCCAAGTACAACCTGACCTACCTGTTCATCAGCCATGATCTGGCGGTGGTCAGGGCCCTGAGCCACCAGCTGATGGTGGTCAAACAGGGCAAGGTAGTGGAGCAAGGCCAGGCTGACGCGATCTTCGCCGCACCGCAGCACACTTATACCCGGCAGTTGCTGGAAGCCGCCTTCCTGGCTCCCGCAACTCCTGACTAA
- the fabI gene encoding enoyl-ACP reductase FabI, which translates to MGFLTGKRVLIVGVASKLSIASGIAAAMHREGAELAFTYQNEKLKGRVEEFAAGWGSSAELCFPCDVASDEEIASAFAALSQKWDSLDCIVHSVGFAPGDQLDGDFTAVTTREGFKIAHDISAYSFVALAKAGRELMQGRNGSLLTLSYLGAERTMPNYNVMGMAKASLEAGVRYLAGSLGPEGTRVNAISAGPIRTLAASGIKSFRKMLAANEKQTPLRRNVTIDEVGNAGAFLCSDLASGISGEILYVDGGFNTTAMGAMED; encoded by the coding sequence ATGGGTTTTCTCACCGGTAAGCGCGTACTGATTGTTGGCGTGGCCAGCAAGCTGTCGATTGCCTCGGGCATCGCCGCCGCCATGCACCGCGAAGGCGCCGAGCTCGCCTTCACTTATCAGAACGAAAAGCTGAAAGGCCGCGTCGAGGAATTCGCCGCCGGCTGGGGCTCCAGCGCCGAGCTGTGCTTCCCCTGCGACGTCGCCAGCGATGAAGAGATCGCCAGCGCCTTTGCCGCCCTCAGCCAGAAATGGGACAGCCTGGACTGCATCGTCCACTCGGTCGGTTTCGCCCCCGGCGACCAGCTGGATGGCGACTTCACTGCGGTCACCACCCGTGAAGGCTTCAAGATCGCCCATGACATCAGCGCCTACAGCTTCGTCGCCCTGGCCAAGGCCGGTCGCGAGCTGATGCAGGGCCGCAACGGCAGCCTGCTGACCCTGTCCTACCTGGGCGCCGAACGCACCATGCCCAACTACAACGTGATGGGCATGGCCAAGGCCAGTCTGGAAGCCGGCGTACGCTACCTGGCCGGCAGCCTCGGCCCGGAAGGTACCCGCGTCAACGCCATCTCCGCCGGGCCGATCCGTACCCTCGCCGCCTCGGGCATCAAGAGCTTCCGCAAGATGCTCGCCGCCAACGAGAAGCAGACCCCCCTGCGCCGCAACGTCACCATCGACGAAGTCGGCAACGCCGGTGCCTTCCTCTGCTCCGACCTGGCCTCGGGCATCAGTGGCGAAATCCTCTATGTCGACGGCGGTTTCAACACCACCGCCATGGGCGCCATGGAAGACTGA
- a CDS encoding extracellular solute-binding protein: MRSLLLLIVGLALSFPAFATLSESHGYAQFGTLKYPASFTHFDWVNLDAPKGGTLRVMAYGTFDTLNPYSFKGSSPSAAPNFMQYGVSELNEPLMAGTGQYDPSGDESATSYGLIAKSVEYSEDRSWVVFNLREEARFHDGKPITAYDVAFSYRLLVKDGHPQYRTNLQEVQRVDILNRHRIRFVFKRAGNPLLILRLGELPVLPQHYWKKRDFKATSFDVPLGSGPYKVSAISPGRSLVFERVKDWWGEKLPVNRGKYNFDRVEVEFYRDSSVAFEAFKAGEFDFYIEHQAKNWATGYRFPAIARGEVIRAEIPHQIPTQTQALFMNSRRAIFAERKVREAMGLMFDFEWTNRALFNSAYKRTSSYYPNSEFAASGKPEGREWLLLSPYRKQLPASLFKEPFSLPETDGRGIPRDTLRKAMGLLGEAGWKPSGHKLVNSKGEPLRFEILLVNPNLERILQPYTENLASIGIQVNLRTVDRAQYKQRLDHFDYDMILMTLPQSLSPGLEQVQYFHSSQTDVKGSKNYAGVTHPVVDALLEKLLEAQSRDEQVAASRAIDRVLLWQHYSIPNWYINHHRLAYRNRFAFVTTPPYTLGLRAWWLKPTETAR, encoded by the coding sequence ATGCGTTCCCTGCTCCTGCTGATTGTTGGTCTGGCCCTGAGCTTTCCCGCCTTCGCGACCCTTAGCGAAAGCCACGGCTACGCCCAGTTCGGCACCCTCAAATACCCCGCCAGCTTCACCCACTTCGACTGGGTGAACCTCGACGCACCCAAAGGCGGCACGCTGCGAGTCATGGCCTATGGCACATTCGACACGCTCAACCCTTATAGTTTCAAGGGTAGCAGTCCATCCGCCGCGCCCAACTTCATGCAGTACGGCGTCAGCGAGCTGAATGAACCGCTGATGGCTGGCACCGGCCAGTACGACCCCTCGGGCGACGAATCGGCCACCAGCTATGGGCTGATCGCCAAGAGCGTGGAGTACAGCGAGGACCGCAGCTGGGTGGTGTTCAACCTGCGCGAAGAAGCGCGCTTCCACGATGGCAAGCCGATCACCGCCTATGACGTGGCCTTTTCCTATCGCCTGCTGGTCAAGGATGGCCACCCGCAGTACCGCACCAACCTGCAGGAAGTACAGCGGGTCGACATCCTCAACCGTCATCGCATCCGTTTTGTCTTCAAACGCGCCGGCAACCCGCTGCTAATCCTGCGGCTTGGCGAACTGCCGGTACTGCCGCAGCACTATTGGAAGAAGCGCGACTTCAAGGCCACCAGCTTTGACGTGCCGCTGGGCAGTGGACCGTACAAGGTCAGCGCGATCAGCCCCGGACGCAGCCTGGTGTTCGAGCGGGTCAAGGACTGGTGGGGCGAGAAGCTGCCGGTCAACCGTGGCAAATACAACTTCGACCGGGTCGAGGTGGAGTTCTACCGCGACAGCAGTGTCGCCTTCGAAGCCTTCAAGGCCGGCGAGTTCGACTTCTATATCGAGCACCAGGCGAAAAACTGGGCCACCGGCTATCGCTTCCCCGCCATCGCCCGGGGCGAGGTGATCCGCGCCGAAATTCCGCACCAGATCCCGACCCAGACCCAGGCGCTGTTCATGAACAGCCGCCGCGCCATCTTCGCCGAACGCAAGGTGCGCGAAGCCATGGGCCTGATGTTCGACTTCGAATGGACCAACCGCGCGCTGTTCAACAGCGCCTACAAGCGCACCAGCAGCTACTACCCGAACAGCGAGTTCGCCGCCAGCGGCAAGCCGGAAGGCCGCGAGTGGCTGCTGCTGTCGCCGTACCGCAAGCAACTGCCGGCATCCTTGTTCAAGGAGCCGTTCAGCCTGCCGGAAACCGACGGCCGCGGCATTCCGCGGGACACACTGCGCAAGGCCATGGGCCTGCTGGGCGAGGCCGGCTGGAAACCCTCCGGACACAAGTTGGTCAACAGCAAGGGCGAGCCGCTGCGCTTCGAGATCCTGCTGGTCAACCCGAACCTTGAGCGCATTCTCCAACCCTACACCGAGAACCTCGCCAGCATCGGCATCCAGGTCAACCTGCGTACCGTCGACCGCGCCCAGTACAAACAGCGCCTGGATCACTTCGACTACGACATGATCCTCATGACCCTGCCACAGAGCCTGAGTCCAGGCCTGGAGCAAGTGCAGTACTTCCATTCCAGCCAGACCGATGTCAAAGGCAGCAAGAACTACGCGGGCGTCACCCACCCGGTCGTCGATGCACTGCTGGAAAAACTCCTGGAAGCGCAGAGCCGCGACGAACAGGTGGCCGCCAGCCGCGCTATCGACCGCGTACTGCTCTGGCAGCACTACAGCATTCCTAACTGGTACATCAATCATCACCGCCTGGCGTACCGTAACCGGTTCGCCTTCGTCACCACCCCGCCCTACACCTTGGGGCTGCGGGCCTGGTGGCTGAAGCCCACGGAGACCGCTCGATGA
- the hupB gene encoding nucleoid-associated protein HU-beta: protein MNKSELIDAIAASADIPKAVAGRALDAVIESVTGALKAGDSVVLVGFGTFAVKERAARTGRNPQTGKPISIAAAKIPGFKAGKALKDAVN from the coding sequence GTGAACAAGTCGGAACTGATCGATGCCATCGCCGCATCTGCTGATATCCCGAAAGCTGTTGCTGGCCGCGCGCTGGACGCAGTGATCGAATCCGTCACTGGCGCCCTGAAGGCTGGTGATTCCGTGGTGCTGGTTGGCTTCGGTACTTTCGCTGTCAAAGAGCGTGCTGCTCGCACTGGCCGTAACCCGCAGACCGGCAAGCCGATCAGCATTGCTGCTGCCAAGATCCCTGGCTTCAAAGCTGGTAAAGCCCTGAAAGACGCCGTCAACTAA
- a CDS encoding ABC transporter permease: protein MTLSPLNQRRFARFKANKRGWWSLWLFLALFTLSLGAELIANDKPLAVRYDGEWYFPVFKRYAETTFGGEFPLQANYKSPYIRELVAAKDGWMLWPLIPFDYSSINYDLQVPSPAPPSAQNWLGTDDQGRDVLARIIYGFRISILFALVLTVLSSIIGVIAGALQGFYGGWIDLVGQRFLEIWSGLPMLFMLIILSSFVQPSFWWLLGIMLLFSWMTLVDLVRAEFLRGRNLEYVRAARALGMQNGAIMFRHILPNAMVSTLTFMPFIITSAIGTLTSLDFLGFGLPAGEPSLGELVAQGKSNLQAPWLGISAFVVLGLMLSLLVFIGEAARDAFDPRK from the coding sequence ATGACGCTCTCCCCTCTCAATCAGCGGCGCTTTGCCCGCTTCAAGGCCAACAAGCGCGGCTGGTGGTCGCTGTGGCTGTTTCTCGCCCTGTTCACCCTCAGCCTCGGCGCCGAACTGATCGCCAACGACAAGCCACTGGCGGTGCGTTACGACGGCGAGTGGTACTTCCCGGTGTTCAAACGCTATGCGGAAACCACCTTTGGCGGCGAATTCCCGCTGCAGGCCAACTACAAGAGCCCCTATATCCGCGAACTGGTCGCCGCCAAGGACGGCTGGATGCTCTGGCCGCTGATCCCCTTCGACTACAGCAGCATCAACTACGACCTGCAGGTGCCCTCGCCCGCCCCGCCCTCGGCGCAGAACTGGCTGGGCACCGATGACCAGGGCCGTGACGTGCTGGCGCGAATCATCTACGGCTTCCGCATCTCGATCCTGTTCGCCCTGGTGCTGACCGTACTCAGCTCGATCATCGGTGTGATCGCCGGCGCCCTGCAGGGCTTCTATGGCGGCTGGATCGACCTGGTCGGGCAACGCTTCCTGGAAATCTGGTCGGGCCTGCCGATGCTGTTCATGCTGATCATCCTCTCCAGCTTCGTGCAACCGAGCTTCTGGTGGCTGCTGGGGATCATGCTGCTGTTCTCCTGGATGACCTTGGTCGACCTGGTACGTGCCGAATTCCTCCGTGGGCGCAACCTGGAATACGTGCGCGCCGCCCGCGCCCTGGGCATGCAGAACGGCGCCATCATGTTCCGCCACATCCTGCCCAACGCCATGGTCTCGACCCTGACTTTCATGCCCTTCATCATCACCAGCGCGATCGGCACCCTGACCTCGCTGGACTTCCTCGGCTTCGGCCTGCCCGCCGGCGAGCCCTCGCTCGGTGAACTGGTGGCCCAGGGCAAGTCCAACCTGCAGGCCCCCTGGCTGGGCATCAGCGCCTTCGTCGTACTGGGGTTGATGCTGAGCCTGCTGGTCTTCATCGGCGAAGCGGCTCGCGATGCCTTCGATCCGAGGAAATAA
- a CDS encoding extracellular solute-binding protein has product MTNPLRALGAGLLLIAGLAQAAPQHALTLYGEAPKYPANFQHFDYVNPDAPKGGILRLPGLSGFDSFNPFITKGNAPAQIGLIYDSLTYHSPDEPFTEYGLLAEKIDKAPDNSFVRFILNPKARFHDGTPVTAEDVAFTFNTLIEKGTPQYRHYYADVAQVVVEDKLRVRFDFKHPDNRELPLILGQLQILPKHWWADRDFTKSSLEPPLGSGPYQITKVEPGSALRFERIKDWWAKDLPVARGQYNFDTIQIEYYRDSAVALEAFKKGSFDVNLEYSAKDWATGYDSPALSAGKFVQQSITNHNPVGMQGYVFNLRRPLFQDARVREAIALLFDFEWANKQLFYGAYKRTHSYFENSEMAASGLPDADELKLLEPLRAQLPPAVFTQAFKPPVSDGSGIIREQSRRAYQLLTEAGYRIDNDKMVDANGQQLSFEFLNFQANLERVILPFKRNLAELGIDLQIRRVDVSQYINRLNSRDFDMTSAIWSQSNSPGNEQREYWHSSSADNPGSRNYMGLRDPAIDKLVEGLIRADSRKALITHARALDRALLWGHYVVPNYYVDTWRVAYWKRFGRPAVTPLYDYGLLTWWEEAQASAPAAAPAEPAQEAN; this is encoded by the coding sequence ATGACTAACCCCCTGCGCGCCCTGGGCGCCGGCCTGCTGCTGATAGCCGGCCTGGCCCAGGCCGCTCCGCAACACGCCCTGACCCTGTATGGCGAAGCCCCAAAATATCCGGCCAACTTCCAGCACTTCGACTATGTGAACCCGGATGCGCCCAAAGGCGGCATCCTGCGCCTGCCGGGCCTGAGCGGCTTCGACAGCTTCAATCCGTTCATCACCAAGGGCAATGCGCCGGCGCAGATCGGCCTGATCTACGACAGCCTGACCTACCACTCGCCAGACGAACCCTTTACCGAGTACGGCCTGCTCGCCGAGAAGATCGACAAGGCACCCGACAACAGCTTCGTGCGCTTTATCCTCAACCCCAAGGCCCGCTTCCATGATGGCACCCCGGTCACCGCCGAGGACGTGGCCTTTACCTTCAACACGCTGATCGAGAAAGGCACACCGCAGTACCGCCACTACTACGCCGATGTGGCGCAGGTGGTGGTCGAGGACAAACTGCGCGTGCGCTTCGACTTCAAGCACCCGGATAACCGTGAGCTGCCACTGATCCTCGGCCAGTTGCAGATCCTGCCCAAGCACTGGTGGGCCGATCGCGACTTCACCAAGAGCAGCCTGGAGCCACCGCTGGGCAGCGGCCCCTACCAGATCACCAAGGTCGAGCCGGGCAGCGCCCTGCGCTTCGAGCGGATCAAGGACTGGTGGGCCAAGGACCTGCCCGTGGCGCGCGGCCAGTACAACTTCGACACCATCCAGATCGAGTACTACCGCGACAGCGCAGTCGCCCTCGAGGCCTTCAAGAAAGGCAGCTTCGACGTCAACCTCGAGTACTCGGCCAAGGACTGGGCCACCGGCTACGACTCCCCGGCCCTGAGCGCCGGCAAGTTCGTCCAGCAATCCATCACCAACCACAACCCGGTCGGCATGCAGGGTTATGTGTTCAACCTGCGCCGCCCGCTGTTCCAGGATGCCCGCGTGCGCGAGGCCATCGCCCTGCTGTTCGACTTCGAATGGGCCAACAAGCAACTGTTCTACGGTGCCTACAAGCGTACCCACAGCTATTTCGAGAACTCGGAAATGGCGGCCAGCGGCCTGCCGGATGCCGACGAGCTGAAGCTGCTCGAGCCGCTGCGGGCACAACTGCCACCGGCAGTCTTTACCCAGGCCTTCAAACCGCCGGTCAGCGATGGCAGCGGCATCATTCGCGAGCAGAGCCGGCGCGCCTACCAGTTGCTGACCGAAGCGGGCTACCGCATCGACAACGACAAGATGGTCGATGCCAATGGCCAGCAGCTGAGCTTCGAATTCCTCAACTTCCAGGCCAACCTGGAGCGGGTGATCCTGCCGTTCAAACGCAACTTGGCCGAGCTGGGCATCGATCTGCAGATCCGCCGGGTCGACGTGTCCCAGTACATCAACCGCCTCAACTCGCGCGACTTCGACATGACTTCGGCCATCTGGTCGCAGTCCAACTCACCGGGTAATGAACAGCGCGAGTACTGGCACTCCAGCAGCGCCGACAACCCCGGCAGCCGCAACTACATGGGCCTGCGTGATCCGGCCATCGACAAGCTGGTGGAGGGTCTGATTCGCGCCGACTCGCGCAAGGCGCTGATCACCCATGCCCGCGCCCTCGATCGCGCCTTGCTCTGGGGCCACTACGTGGTGCCCAACTACTACGTCGACACCTGGCGCGTGGCCTACTGGAAGCGCTTCGGCCGCCCAGCGGTCACGCCGCTGTATGACTACGGCCTGCTGACCTGGTGGGAAGAAGCGCAGGCCAGCGCGCCCGCCGCCGCGCCAGCCGAACCTGCGCAGGAAGCCAACTGA
- a CDS encoding microcin C ABC transporter permease YejB produces the protein MLAYILRRLLLIIPTLLGILLINFIIIQAAPGGPVEQMIAKLEGFDAASGGATGRVSGGGGEVAVAGSTYRGAQGLDPDLIAEIERMYGFDKSAPERFWIMLKNYAQLDFGVSFARDTQVIDLIIEKMPVSISLGLWSTLITYLISIPLGIAKATRHGSAFDVWTSSAIIIGYAIPAFLFAILMIVLFAGGSYWDWFPLRGLTSNNFDELSLGGQILDYFWHLVLPVTALVIGNFATLTLLTKNSFLDEISKQYVITARAKGLSNHQVLYGHVFRNAMLIIIAGFPSAFLGIFFTGSMLIEVVFSLDGLGLLGFESIVNRDYPVVFGTLFIFSLFGLLAKLLSDVSYTLVDPRIDFDSREN, from the coding sequence ATGCTCGCCTATATCCTGCGCCGCCTGCTGCTGATCATTCCCACCCTGCTGGGCATCCTGCTGATCAACTTCATCATCATCCAGGCCGCGCCCGGCGGGCCGGTCGAGCAGATGATCGCCAAGCTGGAAGGCTTCGATGCCGCCTCCGGTGGCGCCACCGGGCGCGTTTCCGGTGGTGGCGGCGAAGTGGCGGTGGCCGGTTCGACCTACCGTGGCGCCCAGGGCCTGGACCCCGACCTGATCGCCGAGATCGAGCGCATGTACGGCTTCGACAAGTCGGCGCCGGAACGCTTCTGGATCATGCTGAAGAACTACGCCCAGCTGGATTTCGGCGTCAGCTTCGCCCGTGATACCCAGGTCATCGACCTGATCATCGAGAAGATGCCGGTGTCGATTTCCCTCGGCCTGTGGAGCACCCTGATCACCTACCTGATCTCCATACCTCTGGGCATCGCCAAGGCCACCCGCCACGGCAGCGCCTTCGATGTTTGGACCAGCTCCGCGATCATTATCGGCTACGCCATCCCGGCCTTCCTCTTCGCCATCCTGATGATCGTGCTGTTCGCCGGCGGCAGTTACTGGGACTGGTTCCCGCTACGCGGGCTGACCTCGAACAACTTCGACGAACTGAGCCTCGGCGGGCAGATCCTCGACTACTTCTGGCACCTGGTCTTACCGGTAACCGCGCTGGTGATCGGCAACTTCGCCACCCTGACCCTGCTGACCAAGAACAGCTTCCTCGACGAGATCAGCAAGCAGTACGTGATCACCGCCCGCGCCAAGGGCCTGAGCAACCATCAGGTGCTCTACGGCCATGTGTTCCGCAACGCCATGCTGATCATCATCGCCGGTTTCCCCAGCGCCTTCCTCGGCATTTTCTTCACCGGCTCGATGCTCATCGAGGTGGTGTTCTCCCTCGACGGCCTGGGCCTGCTCGGCTTCGAGTCGATCGTCAATCGTGACTACCCGGTGGTGTTCGGCACCTTGTTCATCTTTTCCCTGTTCGGTCTGCTGGCCAAGCTGCTCAGCGACGTGTCCTACACCCTGGTCGACCCGCGCATCGACTTCGATAGCCGGGAGAATTGA